The Pseudoalteromonas translucida KMM 520 genome has a window encoding:
- a CDS encoding aspartate aminotransferase family protein, with protein MTVNRELFDHVMVPNYAPSSVIPVRGEGSRVWDQQGREFIDFAGGIAVNCLGHCHPALVGALKEQGEKLWHLSNVMTNEPALRLAKKMVDATFAEKVYFANSGAEANEAALKLARRFALDQFGAEKSQIIAFNKGFHGRTFFTVTVGGQAAYSDGFGPKPGDIVHCDYNDLAAFEALISDKTCAVMMEPLQGEGGIVSPTDEFAQGVRDLCTKHNALLIFDEVQTGVGRTGNLYAYQGLNVVPDILTTAKALGGGFPIGAMITTTEIAQHLKVGTHGSTYGGNPLACAVAEAAFDTVNTPEVLAGVTAKAALFNQLLTAINDKYHVFSEIRGQGLLIGAVVSEQYKGRAKEFLVAGTEHGLMSLVAGADVVRFTPSLVIPEADIREGMARFEKAVASVVSA; from the coding sequence ATGACAGTCAATCGCGAATTATTTGATCACGTAATGGTTCCTAACTACGCACCTTCAAGCGTAATTCCAGTTCGAGGCGAAGGCTCTCGCGTATGGGATCAACAAGGTCGAGAGTTTATCGACTTTGCTGGTGGTATTGCCGTTAACTGTCTTGGCCATTGTCACCCTGCATTAGTAGGCGCATTAAAAGAGCAAGGCGAAAAGCTTTGGCATCTATCAAATGTAATGACCAACGAGCCAGCATTACGCTTAGCTAAAAAAATGGTTGATGCAACCTTTGCCGAAAAAGTTTACTTTGCCAACTCAGGCGCAGAAGCAAACGAAGCAGCACTTAAATTAGCGCGTCGTTTTGCCCTTGATCAATTTGGCGCAGAAAAGTCACAAATCATCGCATTCAACAAAGGTTTCCACGGCCGTACATTCTTTACCGTAACTGTTGGTGGCCAAGCGGCATACTCAGATGGTTTTGGTCCTAAGCCAGGCGACATTGTACATTGTGATTACAACGACCTAGCTGCATTTGAAGCACTTATTAGCGACAAAACATGTGCCGTTATGATGGAGCCACTTCAAGGCGAAGGCGGTATTGTTTCGCCAACTGACGAATTTGCACAAGGCGTTCGTGATTTATGTACTAAACATAATGCACTGCTTATTTTTGATGAAGTGCAAACAGGTGTTGGCCGTACAGGTAACTTATACGCATACCAAGGTTTAAACGTTGTTCCTGACATTTTAACTACGGCTAAAGCATTGGGCGGCGGCTTTCCTATTGGCGCTATGATCACCACAACTGAAATTGCACAGCATCTTAAAGTAGGTACGCATGGTTCTACTTATGGTGGTAACCCATTAGCGTGTGCCGTTGCCGAAGCAGCATTCGATACTGTAAATACCCCAGAAGTACTTGCTGGTGTAACAGCAAAAGCAGCATTATTTAACCAACTACTTACTGCAATTAACGATAAATACCACGTGTTTAGCGAAATTCGCGGCCAAGGTTTATTAATTGGTGCAGTAGTAAGCGAGCAATACAAAGGTCGTGCAAAAGAGTTTTTAGTGGCAGGTACTGAGCACGGTCTTATGTCATTAGTTGCCGGTGCTGACGTGGTTCGTTTTACACCATCATTAGTTATCCCAGAAGCCGACATTCGCGAAGGTATGGCACGCTTTGAAAAAGCAGTAGCCAGTGTTGTAAGCGCTTAA
- a CDS encoding aromatic amino acid transport family protein, whose protein sequence is MPPSQDATHFNASTAKQSSWTLHDTQWTLSLFGTAVGAGILFLPINIGIGGFWPLIIMACLAFPMTFLAHRGLARFVLSSKNKDADFTDVVEEHFGVTAGRLISLLYFLSIFPILLIYGVGLTNTVDSFMVNQLGMESPSRVLLSGVLVAGMIALMMGGEKLMLRAFAILVYPLVGILFFLSLYLIPSWQMPNMALPAVGSFGKTLWLSIPIIVFSFSHAAAISSFVNVQRGHYGNKAVAKSEAILKRTSLLLITFVLLFVFSCVLSLTGEQMAAAKAANVSVLSYLANITDNSFIATLGPLVAFIAIMSSFLGHFLGARESFTGLVTKQSNISAKVADKVGAVLMFFAIWFCAVKNPSILDMMDQLSGPIIAMILFIMPMIAVYKVPALHKHRNRLSTLFILAVGSMAVMALLYSMLK, encoded by the coding sequence ATGCCCCCTTCTCAAGATGCTACGCATTTTAATGCATCTACAGCAAAACAGTCTTCTTGGACTTTACACGACACACAGTGGACGTTAAGCCTATTTGGTACCGCCGTTGGTGCCGGTATTTTATTTTTACCTATTAATATTGGTATTGGCGGTTTTTGGCCGTTAATTATTATGGCGTGCTTGGCCTTTCCAATGACCTTTTTAGCGCACCGCGGTTTAGCGCGGTTTGTGCTGTCGTCAAAAAATAAAGATGCTGACTTTACCGATGTAGTAGAGGAGCATTTTGGGGTGACCGCGGGTCGGTTAATCTCTTTGCTGTACTTTTTATCTATTTTTCCGATTTTACTTATTTACGGTGTCGGTTTAACCAATACCGTAGACAGCTTTATGGTGAACCAGCTTGGCATGGAGTCGCCATCGCGGGTGTTGCTTTCTGGTGTATTGGTTGCAGGTATGATTGCCTTAATGATGGGCGGCGAAAAGCTGATGCTTCGCGCTTTTGCTATTTTAGTTTATCCGCTTGTGGGCATATTGTTTTTTTTATCCTTGTATTTAATCCCTAGTTGGCAAATGCCGAATATGGCGCTGCCTGCAGTGGGTAGTTTTGGTAAAACATTGTGGTTGTCGATTCCTATTATTGTGTTTTCGTTTAGCCACGCAGCGGCTATTTCGAGCTTTGTTAACGTACAACGCGGTCATTATGGTAATAAAGCGGTTGCTAAGTCTGAGGCGATATTAAAGCGTACCAGCTTGCTGTTAATTACCTTTGTATTGCTGTTTGTGTTTTCGTGTGTGTTGTCACTAACTGGCGAGCAAATGGCGGCGGCAAAAGCGGCGAATGTGTCGGTTTTATCGTACCTTGCCAACATTACTGACAATTCGTTTATTGCTACGCTTGGCCCATTGGTGGCGTTTATTGCGATTATGTCGTCATTTTTAGGGCACTTTTTGGGTGCACGCGAAAGCTTTACTGGCTTGGTGACTAAGCAATCGAACATAAGCGCTAAAGTTGCCGATAAGGTAGGTGCTGTACTAATGTTCTTTGCTATTTGGTTTTGCGCGGTTAAAAACCCAAGCATACTCGATATGATGGATCAGTTATCTGGCCCTATCATTGCGATGATTTTATTTATTATGCCCATGATTGCTGTGTATAAAGTACCGGCATTGCACAAACATCGTAATCGTTTAAGCACCTTATTTATATTAGCGGTTGGCTCAATGGCAGTAATGGCTTTGCTTTACAGCATGCTTAAATAA
- a CDS encoding GNAT family N-acetyltransferase has translation MIFETLSVKHLAMLLQFESENKAWFESMLPPREDYFYRDLGIKMHIYDAIINMQLGTHYSGVLIVNEQIVARANLKDITGQTNTAAVGYRVAKNSIGKGYASFCLNELISIAAQHYAVNQLEALVLDNNPASKAVLLKCGFKAQSHKDNYMTINGLTLGVTHFSRAPI, from the coding sequence GTGATATTTGAAACCTTGTCAGTTAAGCATTTAGCTATGTTATTGCAATTTGAATCAGAAAATAAAGCTTGGTTTGAATCAATGCTGCCGCCGAGAGAAGATTACTTTTATCGCGATTTAGGCATTAAAATGCATATTTATGATGCCATTATAAACATGCAATTAGGCACGCATTATTCGGGTGTGCTTATTGTTAATGAGCAAATTGTTGCGCGCGCAAATTTAAAAGATATAACAGGGCAAACAAATACTGCCGCAGTGGGTTATCGAGTTGCTAAAAATAGCATAGGTAAAGGCTACGCCAGCTTTTGCCTTAACGAATTAATTAGCATAGCCGCTCAGCATTATGCAGTTAACCAGTTAGAAGCCTTAGTACTAGATAATAACCCCGCCTCAAAAGCCGTACTATTAAAGTGTGGCTTTAAAGCGCAATCCCATAAAGACAACTACATGACAATAAACGGACTCACATTAGGCGTTACACACTTTTCACGTGCGCCAATTTAA
- the speD gene encoding adenosylmethionine decarboxylase, which produces MNKPFDKLKLHGFNNLTKSLSFSIYDICYAKTEQQRKEYIEYIDEQYSADRLTDILGEVVDIIGANILNVARQDYEPQGASVTILVSEEPVEEQQNYDADEAPGPLPDSVVAHLDKSHICVHTYPEAHPDDGICTFRADIEVSTCGIISPLKALNFLIHSLESDVVTIDYRVRGFTRDINGVKHYIDHAISSIQNFMTEDTKEAYQMMDVNVYQENLFHTKMMLKETDLNTYLFGLSTDDLSDEEEEEIRSKLTREMQEIFYGRNLPDLD; this is translated from the coding sequence ATGAACAAACCCTTCGATAAACTTAAACTCCATGGTTTTAATAATTTAACTAAAAGTTTAAGCTTTAGTATTTACGACATTTGCTATGCAAAGACCGAGCAACAACGTAAAGAATATATTGAATATATCGATGAGCAGTACAGTGCAGATAGACTAACCGACATTTTAGGTGAAGTTGTTGATATTATAGGTGCTAACATTTTAAATGTAGCGCGCCAAGATTACGAACCGCAAGGTGCAAGCGTAACTATTTTGGTTTCAGAAGAGCCGGTAGAAGAGCAGCAAAATTACGATGCTGACGAAGCTCCAGGCCCATTACCAGATTCAGTGGTTGCTCATTTAGATAAAAGCCATATTTGTGTACACACGTACCCAGAAGCTCACCCTGATGACGGTATTTGTACTTTTCGCGCCGATATTGAAGTGTCAACTTGTGGCATAATATCGCCACTTAAAGCGTTAAACTTCCTTATTCATAGCCTAGAGTCAGACGTAGTAACAATTGACTACCGCGTACGTGGTTTTACCCGCGACATAAACGGCGTTAAACACTACATTGACCATGCAATTAGCTCAATTCAAAACTTCATGACAGAAGATACCAAAGAAGCGTACCAAATGATGGACGTGAACGTGTATCAAGAAAACCTGTTCCACACCAAAATGATGTTAAAAGAGACTGATTTAAATACCTATTTATTCGGCCTTTCTACGGATGATTTGTCAGATGAAGAAGAGGAAGAAATTCGCTCTAAACTGACCCGTGAAATGCAAGAAATATTCTATGGCCGTAACTTGCCAGACCTAGATTAA
- the astD gene encoding succinylglutamate-semialdehyde dehydrogenase produces MTHPAQFINGQWSEGQGTEFSSVNPANNNVIFQANSATAEQVDTAVSAAREAFYAWADKTFAERLEIVKAFAAQLKENSEELAITIAQETGKPLWETRTEAGAMVGKIAISEKAFLERTGDVENAMPLGRAMIRHKPHGVVAVFGPYNFPGHLPNGHIVPALLAGNTVIFKPSELTPKVAELTLKLWEKAGLPAGVINLVQGEVATGKALAAHKGIDGLFFTGSSRTGHILHEQFAGQPGKILALEMGGNNPLIITDVEDTKAVVHDIIQSAFISSGQRCTCARKLFLPTGSKGDVILERLITATKAIKVGNYDDADQPFMGSMISSAAAAGMVKAQNELVELGAQVLVELEHTANTGFVTPGIIECTNISDFPDEEHFGPLLKVFRFDDFDQAIDKANDTSFGLSAGLLSDSAADYEHFLRRIRAGIVNWNRPITGASSAAPFGGIGASGNHRASAYYAADYCAYPVASVELEKVAMPATLSPGLKID; encoded by the coding sequence ATGACTCATCCTGCACAATTTATTAATGGTCAATGGTCAGAAGGCCAAGGAACCGAATTTAGTTCAGTAAACCCGGCCAATAACAATGTTATTTTCCAAGCAAACTCAGCAACTGCAGAGCAAGTAGACACCGCAGTTAGCGCAGCGCGCGAAGCATTTTATGCTTGGGCTGATAAAACATTTGCTGAACGTTTAGAAATAGTTAAAGCATTCGCAGCGCAGTTAAAAGAAAACAGCGAAGAGCTAGCCATTACTATTGCTCAAGAAACAGGTAAGCCACTGTGGGAAACTCGCACTGAAGCGGGTGCTATGGTTGGTAAAATTGCCATTTCTGAAAAAGCATTTTTAGAGCGCACTGGCGACGTAGAAAACGCAATGCCACTAGGGCGTGCAATGATCCGCCACAAACCACACGGGGTTGTAGCAGTATTTGGTCCGTATAACTTTCCGGGGCATTTACCTAATGGCCACATAGTGCCAGCGCTTTTAGCCGGTAACACGGTTATATTTAAACCGTCTGAGCTTACGCCTAAAGTGGCCGAGCTTACGCTTAAACTGTGGGAAAAAGCAGGTTTACCAGCGGGTGTAATTAACCTTGTACAAGGTGAAGTAGCAACGGGTAAAGCACTTGCTGCTCACAAAGGTATTGATGGCTTATTCTTTACGGGTTCTTCGCGCACAGGTCATATTTTACATGAACAGTTTGCGGGTCAGCCTGGTAAAATTTTAGCGCTTGAAATGGGTGGCAATAACCCACTTATTATTACCGACGTTGAAGATACTAAAGCAGTAGTGCACGATATTATTCAATCTGCGTTTATCTCAAGTGGCCAGCGTTGTACCTGTGCACGTAAATTGTTTTTACCAACAGGTAGCAAAGGTGATGTAATCCTGGAGCGTTTAATTACCGCAACTAAAGCGATTAAAGTAGGTAATTATGACGATGCAGATCAGCCATTTATGGGCTCTATGATCTCATCAGCCGCCGCTGCCGGTATGGTTAAAGCGCAAAACGAACTGGTTGAGCTTGGCGCTCAAGTATTAGTAGAGCTTGAGCATACAGCCAATACAGGCTTTGTAACACCAGGTATTATTGAGTGTACAAATATTAGTGACTTCCCAGATGAAGAGCATTTTGGACCACTTTTAAAAGTATTCCGCTTTGACGATTTTGACCAAGCAATTGATAAAGCCAACGATACAAGCTTTGGTTTATCAGCTGGTTTACTTAGCGACAGTGCAGCCGACTACGAGCACTTTTTACGCCGTATTCGCGCCGGTATTGTTAACTGGAACCGCCCAATTACTGGTGCATCAAGTGCTGCACCGTTTGGTGGTATTGGCGCATCGGGTAATCACAGAGCCAGCGCGTATTACGCTGCAGATTACTGTGCATACCCAGTAGCATCAGTAGAGCTTGAAAAAGTTGCTATGCCAGCGACATTAAGCCCAGGCTTAAAAATAGACTAA
- a CDS encoding OsmC family protein, protein MQANVKWVEGNTFIGRSNSNHNVVFDGGSDSAAPSPMEMVLMSIGCCSSVDVVSILKKAKQDFSNVEVQLTAERAETAPRVFTKVNLHFVATGNNVSEKHLARAVSLSAEKYCSVALMLDKTVKITHSHEVVQDQVK, encoded by the coding sequence ATGCAAGCAAATGTAAAATGGGTTGAAGGTAATACCTTTATTGGTCGCTCTAATTCAAATCATAATGTTGTATTTGATGGCGGTAGCGACAGTGCTGCACCAAGCCCTATGGAAATGGTATTAATGTCAATCGGCTGTTGTTCATCGGTTGATGTAGTGAGCATTTTAAAAAAAGCAAAACAAGATTTTAGCAACGTAGAAGTACAGTTAACGGCAGAGCGCGCCGAAACTGCCCCACGAGTATTTACCAAAGTTAATTTACACTTTGTAGCAACGGGCAATAATGTGTCTGAAAAGCACCTTGCACGCGCTGTTTCACTCTCTGCTGAAAAGTATTGCTCGGTTGCATTAATGCTTGATAAAACAGTAAAAATTACGCATAGCCACGAAGTTGTGCAAGATCAAGTAAAATAA
- the astA gene encoding arginine N-succinyltransferase: protein MMILRPIQQSDYPALVKIAHESGHGFTSLPNNEKLLQKKIDHSVSSFAKAATEPGDEGYLFVLEDTETGEVVGTSGIEAAVGLDDAFYHYHLSKVIHSSRTLNVYKAVDILTLCNDYTGATELCTLFLKDAYRKNCNGKLLSKSRFMFIKQHQQRFAQTVIAEMRGVSDDNGSSPFWQWLEEHFFSMDFPTADYLTGIGQKVFIAELMPKYPIYVNLLSKNAQAVIGKVHDNTRPAIELLKSEGFTFNGYVDIFDAGPTVEAKVDNIATIRNAKHFKVEIGEPSGDTMVLLANKQLTDFRATVVPMTFDERMSSIVITQQVADALYLQAGDSVSATTI, encoded by the coding sequence ATGATGATCCTTCGCCCAATCCAACAAAGTGACTACCCTGCATTAGTGAAAATAGCCCACGAATCGGGTCATGGCTTTACTTCTTTACCTAATAATGAAAAGTTATTGCAAAAGAAAATAGATCATTCAGTTAGCTCATTTGCAAAAGCTGCCACCGAGCCGGGCGACGAAGGTTATTTATTTGTACTAGAGGACACCGAAACCGGTGAAGTAGTTGGCACCTCAGGTATAGAAGCCGCTGTTGGCTTAGATGATGCATTTTATCACTATCATTTAAGTAAAGTGATTCATTCCTCACGCACTCTAAACGTATATAAAGCAGTTGATATTTTAACGCTTTGTAACGACTACACCGGCGCTACAGAGCTATGTACATTATTTTTGAAAGACGCATACCGTAAAAACTGTAACGGTAAATTACTTTCAAAATCGCGTTTTATGTTTATTAAACAGCATCAGCAGCGCTTTGCACAAACCGTCATTGCAGAAATGCGCGGTGTGTCTGACGACAACGGCAGCAGCCCATTTTGGCAATGGCTAGAAGAGCACTTTTTCTCAATGGACTTTCCAACTGCCGACTATTTAACAGGCATAGGTCAAAAAGTATTTATTGCTGAATTAATGCCTAAGTACCCAATTTACGTTAATTTGCTCAGCAAAAATGCGCAAGCTGTTATTGGTAAAGTACACGACAACACACGCCCAGCAATTGAGCTATTAAAAAGTGAAGGTTTTACCTTTAATGGGTATGTCGATATTTTTGATGCCGGCCCCACAGTTGAAGCAAAAGTAGATAACATTGCCACCATTCGTAATGCTAAACACTTTAAAGTTGAAATAGGTGAACCAAGTGGCGACACCATGGTGTTATTAGCCAACAAACAGCTTACAGATTTTAGAGCAACTGTAGTACCTATGACGTTTGATGAGCGCATGAGCAGCATAGTAATAACGCAACAAGTAGCCGATGCACTGTATTTACAAGCGGGCGATAGCGTAAGCGCAACCACGATTTAA
- the cysC gene encoding adenylyl-sulfate kinase produces the protein MDENIVWHNYATTKAQRSEQKKHQPAIIWFTGFSGSGKSTVANALEAALNQQGIHTYLLDGDNVRHGLCKDLGFSDADRVENIRRVGETAKLMTDAGLLVLTAFISPFRAERDMVRSLVDEGEFIEVFIDTPLDVCESRDPKGLYKKARAGEIKHFTGIDSSYEIPINPEIILDTSKNTLDQSVVQLITYLKQQHII, from the coding sequence ATGGATGAAAATATAGTTTGGCATAACTACGCAACCACCAAAGCACAACGTAGTGAGCAAAAAAAACATCAACCCGCTATTATATGGTTTACCGGATTTTCGGGTTCAGGTAAAAGCACTGTAGCAAACGCGCTAGAAGCCGCACTTAATCAACAAGGTATTCATACTTACCTGCTCGATGGCGACAACGTACGCCACGGTTTATGTAAAGACCTAGGTTTTAGCGACGCAGACCGAGTTGAAAACATTCGCCGCGTAGGCGAAACCGCAAAGCTAATGACCGACGCTGGCTTGTTAGTACTTACTGCGTTTATATCGCCTTTTCGAGCAGAGCGCGACATGGTGCGCAGCCTAGTAGATGAAGGTGAATTTATCGAAGTATTTATCGATACCCCACTCGATGTGTGCGAAAGCCGCGATCCTAAAGGCTTATACAAAAAAGCCCGCGCAGGCGAAATTAAACACTTTACCGGCATCGATTCCAGCTACGAAATTCCCATCAATCCAGAAATAATTTTAGATACCAGTAAAAACACCCTAGACCAATCGGTTGTTCAGCTGATAACGTATCTAAAACAACAGCACATAATATAG
- a CDS encoding DUF3802 family protein has translation MVLNRQGYDDLIMYLTQNLALFEKPGEIKPGAPTIMELIEDVIAQNVMLICQQHTELTTEQRSQIVREVDGIVYDLQEVLSSITSRPVTVEQHVFIDEFGGLVKNLFDNAVS, from the coding sequence ATGGTTTTAAATAGGCAAGGGTACGACGATTTAATTATGTACCTAACTCAAAACTTAGCTTTATTTGAGAAGCCGGGTGAAATAAAACCAGGTGCTCCTACGATTATGGAATTAATCGAAGACGTGATTGCACAAAACGTAATGCTCATATGTCAGCAGCACACAGAGCTCACTACAGAGCAGCGTAGCCAAATTGTACGTGAAGTCGATGGCATAGTTTACGATTTACAAGAAGTCCTCAGTAGCATCACCTCGCGGCCTGTTACGGTAGAGCAACACGTGTTTATTGATGAGTTTGGTGGTTTGGTTAAAAACCTATTTGATAACGCCGTTTCTTAG
- the cysQ gene encoding 3'(2'),5'-bisphosphate nucleotidase CysQ, translating into MNQTELLEETLILARKAGSAIMGIYQKDFNVEYKADESPVTDADLAAHKIIVAGLQQLTPDIPILSEENADISWEVRKAWKRYWLVDPIDGTKEFIKKNGEFTVNIALIENGIPVLAVVDAPALGVSYLASEAIGAFKDKGDERIELKVTTKPNTGLIRVVGSRSHPSPDLAEFVKRFADVEMVSKGSSLKLCLVAEGSADIYPRLGPTCEWDTGAGHAIAAIAGAKVTKLDGSPLIYNTKDEYLNPYFIVSAIEE; encoded by the coding sequence ATGAACCAAACCGAACTGCTAGAAGAAACCCTGATCCTTGCCCGCAAAGCGGGTAGCGCCATAATGGGAATTTATCAAAAGGACTTTAACGTTGAATACAAAGCCGATGAAAGCCCAGTAACCGACGCCGACTTAGCAGCTCATAAAATCATTGTTGCAGGGCTACAGCAGCTCACTCCCGACATTCCTATATTAAGTGAAGAAAACGCCGATATAAGCTGGGAAGTTCGCAAAGCATGGAAACGTTACTGGCTAGTAGATCCTATCGATGGCACTAAAGAGTTTATTAAAAAAAATGGTGAGTTCACCGTAAATATCGCACTTATCGAAAATGGCATTCCGGTTTTAGCCGTAGTAGACGCCCCTGCCCTTGGCGTATCTTACTTAGCAAGCGAAGCCATAGGCGCATTTAAAGACAAAGGCGATGAGCGAATAGAACTAAAAGTAACTACCAAACCAAACACAGGGCTAATACGCGTCGTTGGCAGCCGCTCACACCCCTCACCTGATTTAGCCGAATTTGTAAAACGCTTTGCCGATGTTGAAATGGTTTCAAAAGGCAGCTCACTAAAACTATGTTTAGTGGCCGAAGGCAGCGCCGATATTTACCCGCGCTTAGGCCCAACCTGTGAGTGGGATACAGGCGCAGGCCATGCCATTGCCGCAATCGCCGGCGCTAAAGTGACTAAACTTGATGGCAGCCCGCTAATTTATAACACTAAAGATGAATACTTAAACCCGTATTTTATTGTCTCAGCTATTGAAGAGTAA
- a CDS encoding SLC13 family permease translates to MVDQLILTGIMLTLVGCLFGTRLNPAWLFVGAIGSSYLAGLIDLESMLVNYTNPSLITLVLLILVSIAIEKTTLIQKLAQSLSSGSLVKSVTKLGLSTAFLSSFTNNTAVVASLITAIKDNPNHSPSKLLLPLSYTAILGGTITLIGTSTNLIVNGFAVDAGMAPLGFFDFTLVGLGALSVGLITILVMLKYLPDNGKSDQEVVPFYLEGKVQAGSKLIGRTVEENGLRELKDLFLGEIIRDNQRICAVTPQQIIKQNDILLFVGDIKSVPLLTRFDGLKVVHDNHQKDIEHLVEVVVSQSSKFIGKTVKEARFREQFHAAVIAIRRGHDRLQGGLGQVRLQAGDSLILAPGKSFYSLPNLKREFVYISGFDLQTHLAPKQSNIVLLSFAAVLGLSIIGLVPLVKGLLVLLIGLMLCGTIKLSEVKRRFPIELLAVVGSAIGLAKLMIGTGLAGQISAAMFVVLGDFGPYSAFIAIFLMTVLFTELITNNAAAALSFPVAYSLAVGFNVDPLPFIMAVAFGASASFISPFGYQTNLMVYSAGNYRLKDYVVMGLPLSIIYSITVLTLIPLVFPF, encoded by the coding sequence ATGGTAGATCAGCTCATTTTAACAGGCATTATGCTTACTTTAGTCGGGTGCCTTTTTGGCACTCGGCTTAATCCAGCATGGCTATTTGTGGGAGCCATTGGTAGCAGCTACTTAGCAGGGCTAATAGATTTAGAAAGCATGTTAGTTAATTATACTAACCCGTCGCTAATTACTTTGGTGTTATTAATATTAGTGTCAATTGCGATTGAAAAAACCACCCTTATTCAAAAATTAGCGCAATCGCTATCGAGCGGTAGTTTAGTTAAATCAGTGACTAAATTGGGGCTTTCGACCGCATTTTTATCCTCGTTTACCAATAACACCGCCGTGGTTGCTTCCTTAATTACCGCGATAAAAGACAATCCCAATCACTCGCCCTCAAAGTTACTATTACCACTATCGTACACTGCTATTTTAGGCGGCACTATTACCCTTATTGGCACATCTACCAACTTAATCGTAAATGGTTTTGCCGTAGATGCGGGCATGGCGCCACTGGGCTTTTTTGACTTTACCTTAGTGGGCTTAGGCGCATTAAGTGTGGGCTTAATCACTATTTTAGTCATGTTAAAATACTTACCCGACAACGGTAAAAGCGACCAAGAAGTCGTGCCTTTTTATCTTGAAGGTAAAGTACAAGCCGGTTCAAAGCTAATTGGTCGCACCGTAGAAGAAAATGGCCTACGTGAACTTAAAGACTTATTTTTAGGCGAAATAATTCGCGATAACCAACGCATTTGTGCGGTCACGCCACAGCAAATAATTAAACAAAACGACATATTACTTTTTGTGGGCGATATAAAATCAGTCCCCTTACTTACGCGTTTCGATGGTTTAAAAGTAGTGCACGACAATCATCAAAAAGACATAGAACACTTAGTAGAGGTTGTTGTAAGTCAGTCTTCAAAATTTATTGGTAAAACCGTAAAAGAAGCCCGCTTTAGAGAGCAGTTTCATGCGGCGGTTATTGCTATTCGCCGCGGCCACGATCGCCTGCAAGGTGGTTTAGGGCAAGTGCGTTTACAAGCAGGCGACTCACTAATACTCGCCCCGGGTAAAAGCTTTTACAGTTTGCCTAATTTAAAGCGTGAGTTTGTGTATATATCGGGGTTTGATTTACAAACCCACCTCGCCCCTAAACAGTCAAACATTGTGCTGCTAAGCTTTGCCGCTGTACTGGGCTTAAGTATTATTGGCTTAGTGCCATTAGTTAAAGGCTTATTAGTATTACTGATTGGCTTAATGCTTTGCGGTACTATTAAGCTTAGCGAAGTAAAGCGTCGCTTTCCTATTGAGTTACTCGCCGTAGTTGGCAGCGCCATAGGCTTAGCAAAACTAATGATAGGCACGGGCCTTGCTGGGCAAATATCGGCGGCTATGTTTGTAGTACTTGGCGACTTTGGCCCATATAGCGCTTTTATCGCAATATTTTTAATGACGGTATTATTTACCGAACTAATAACCAATAACGCCGCTGCAGCCTTGTCGTTTCCGGTTGCCTATTCACTTGCCGTTGGCTTTAATGTAGACCCACTGCCATTTATTATGGCGGTTGCGTTTGGCGCATCAGCAAGTTTTATATCGCCGTTTGGTTATCAAACTAACCTTATGGTTTACAGCGCGGGTAACTATCGTTTAAAAGATTATGTAGTGATGGGCTTGCCCCTTTCTATTATTTATTCAATAACAGTATTAACCTTGATCCCGCTAGTATTTCCGTTTTAA